Proteins encoded within one genomic window of Empedobacter falsenii:
- a CDS encoding helix-turn-helix domain-containing protein, with amino-acid sequence MENTSKLFIKNMVCHRCKVVVGRILKMNNIETNHIELGEVELKNPIDADQLELVRNELEEVGFELIDDKRSKLIEQIKTLIIQLVHQENNELKVNLSDYLSEQTKLDYKYISNLFSEMEGQTIEKYFIQQKIEKVKELMIYDELSLSEIAFQLNYSSVAHLSAQFKKVTGLTPSVFKQLSKHTRRPIDKI; translated from the coding sequence ATGGAAAATACAAGTAAATTATTTATAAAAAATATGGTTTGTCATCGCTGTAAAGTAGTGGTTGGACGAATTTTGAAGATGAATAACATCGAAACAAATCATATCGAATTGGGAGAAGTTGAATTGAAAAATCCGATTGATGCTGATCAATTAGAATTGGTTAGAAATGAATTGGAAGAAGTTGGTTTTGAATTAATCGATGATAAACGCAGCAAGTTGATTGAACAAATCAAAACATTGATTATTCAATTGGTTCATCAAGAAAATAACGAACTGAAAGTCAATTTATCTGATTATTTGAGCGAACAAACGAAGTTAGATTATAAATATATTTCGAATCTTTTTTCGGAAATGGAAGGGCAAACAATTGAGAAATATTTTATTCAACAAAAGATAGAAAAAGTTAAAGAATTAATGATTTATGATGAATTATCGTTGAGTGAAATAGCATTTCAATTGAATTATTCGAGTGTAGCACATCTTAGTGCGCAATTCAAAAAAGTAACTGGTTTGACGCCGTCTGTTTTCAAGCAATTGAGCAAACATACGCGTCGACCAATTGATAAAATCTAA
- a CDS encoding DUF3347 domain-containing protein yields MKKYSFLIIGSFLAFAANAQFKNQETKQFQVKGNCANAKELIEKAGNQARISKVDFDATTQTASISYNKAKTNSNEILKNIALAGFDNAEYMAPDEAYAKLEKDCQYSRDKKMLMNHQEMDHSTHNQTENSQQKNQLSQVFDAYFSLKDVFVKANESEISKQITAFSQSLSAVEMGKLSHESHMVWMEVLNDLETTSKQLVQEKNIEKQRTTFAKLSQPMYKLAQKANLGYTVYYQNCPMFNGGSNWLSKDSAIKNPFYGNMMLTCGSTVETLK; encoded by the coding sequence ATGAAAAAGTATAGTTTTTTAATCATCGGAAGTTTTCTTGCTTTTGCTGCAAATGCACAATTTAAAAATCAAGAAACCAAACAATTTCAAGTGAAAGGAAATTGTGCAAATGCAAAAGAATTAATAGAAAAAGCTGGAAATCAAGCTCGAATTTCGAAAGTAGATTTTGACGCGACGACTCAAACAGCTTCAATTTCATACAATAAAGCAAAAACAAATTCGAATGAAATCTTGAAGAATATTGCGTTAGCAGGTTTTGATAATGCTGAATATATGGCGCCTGATGAAGCTTATGCAAAATTGGAAAAAGATTGTCAATATTCTCGGGATAAAAAAATGTTGATGAACCATCAAGAAATGGATCATTCTACTCATAATCAAACTGAAAATTCTCAACAAAAAAATCAATTATCACAAGTTTTTGATGCTTATTTTTCATTGAAAGATGTCTTTGTAAAAGCAAATGAAAGTGAAATTTCGAAACAAATTACAGCATTTTCTCAATCACTTTCTGCTGTAGAAATGGGTAAACTTTCGCATGAATCGCATATGGTTTGGATGGAAGTTTTGAATGATTTAGAAACAACTTCGAAACAATTAGTTCAAGAAAAAAATATTGAAAAACAACGTACAACTTTTGCAAAATTGTCACAACCAATGTACAAATTAGCTCAAAAAGCAAATCTAGGATATACAGTTTATTATCAAAATTGTCCGATGTTTAATGGCGGTTCGAATTGGTTGAGTAAAGATTCGGCTATTAAAAATCCTTTCTACGGAAATATGATGTTGACATGCGGAAGCACAGTTGAAACATTGAAATAA
- a CDS encoding multicopper oxidase domain-containing protein — MRKLLCLLFIPSAIALQAQKRVEYDLYVRDTIVNFSGKDRKAISVNGQIPMPTLEFTEGDTAVIRVHNKLNEDTSLHWHGVWLPNKEDGVPMLTQMGIKPGETYTYSFPIIQNGTHWYHSHSGYQEQIGMYGSMILKKRKNDPTFRKGIDDLPTIPVMLSEWTDLNPKNIQRMLHNANDWAGIKKGSTQSYAEAIREGHFKTKLTNEWKRMLAMDVSDVYYEKFLINAQNESQLKQFKAGDKVRLRISNGGASTYFWLRYAGGKIMVVANDGNDVEPLEVDRLIIGVSETYDVVVTVPKGGLSYEFQVTSEDRTGSASLFIGDGKKQLMEPLPKLKYFEGMKMMNDMMNMDGTMNDMGMKMSLQQMDMNTVMYPEITGESKKKSKKSKKDTAENHSEMSGMDHSSHGNTSSNITTLNYGMLKSPENTTLPKDAPIKEMRFELTGNMNRYVWSMDNKVFSESDKIPVKKGEILRITLYNNSMMRHPMHLHGFDFRVINKNGEYSPLKNVLDIMPMETNVIEFEANTEGDWFFHCHILYHMMGGMNRVFEVGDYQNPNLPNKKHAYKMLQMESNMKHVMAENDFATNGLDGMLMVQDARWALTSEWSIDYKPEHGYEVETHLGRFIDRNQWFQVFVGFDWNQHKMLAEHGNVEKNIFSQKTDRNKGLFSTGFVYKLPMLIDFQTEIYHTGKVRLQFMREDIPISKRVRAGFMWNTDKEYMGELSYILNRNMHIRTHYDSDMGFGVGLRLVY, encoded by the coding sequence ATGAGGAAATTACTTTGTTTACTTTTTATTCCGTCGGCGATTGCTTTACAAGCTCAAAAACGTGTGGAATACGATTTATATGTACGTGATACCATTGTTAATTTTTCTGGGAAAGATAGAAAAGCAATTTCGGTAAATGGTCAAATTCCTATGCCAACTTTAGAGTTTACGGAAGGCGATACGGCTGTCATTCGCGTACATAATAAATTGAACGAAGATACTTCGTTGCATTGGCATGGTGTGTGGTTACCGAATAAAGAAGATGGTGTTCCGATGTTGACGCAAATGGGAATCAAACCAGGTGAAACGTACACGTATTCATTTCCGATTATTCAGAACGGGACGCATTGGTACCATAGTCATTCGGGGTATCAAGAACAAATAGGGATGTATGGTTCGATGATTTTGAAGAAACGCAAAAATGATCCCACTTTCCGAAAAGGAATTGATGATTTACCTACAATTCCTGTAATGTTGAGTGAATGGACAGATCTTAATCCAAAAAATATTCAGCGAATGTTGCATAATGCAAACGACTGGGCGGGAATCAAAAAAGGTTCAACGCAAAGTTATGCTGAAGCAATTCGAGAAGGGCATTTCAAAACAAAATTGACCAACGAATGGAAACGTATGTTGGCGATGGATGTGAGTGATGTTTATTACGAAAAATTCTTGATAAATGCTCAGAATGAAAGTCAACTGAAACAATTCAAAGCAGGTGATAAAGTTCGTTTACGTATTTCGAATGGTGGTGCGTCGACTTATTTTTGGTTGCGTTATGCGGGCGGAAAAATTATGGTTGTAGCAAATGATGGAAATGATGTAGAGCCTTTAGAAGTTGATCGTTTGATTATTGGTGTTTCCGAAACCTATGATGTTGTAGTGACAGTTCCTAAAGGTGGTTTATCTTACGAATTTCAAGTAACTTCTGAAGATAGAACAGGTTCGGCTTCGTTGTTCATTGGTGATGGAAAGAAACAATTGATGGAACCACTTCCAAAATTGAAGTATTTTGAAGGAATGAAAATGATGAATGACATGATGAATATGGACGGAACAATGAACGATATGGGCATGAAAATGAGTTTGCAGCAAATGGACATGAATACCGTGATGTATCCTGAAATTACCGGCGAATCGAAAAAGAAATCCAAAAAATCAAAGAAAGATACTGCTGAAAACCATTCAGAAATGAGTGGAATGGATCATTCTTCGCATGGAAATACATCCTCAAACATCACTACTTTGAATTATGGAATGCTAAAATCTCCTGAAAATACAACACTTCCGAAAGATGCTCCAATAAAAGAAATGCGTTTCGAATTAACTGGAAATATGAATCGTTATGTGTGGAGTATGGATAACAAAGTATTCTCTGAATCGGATAAAATTCCAGTCAAAAAAGGCGAAATTCTACGTATTACCTTATACAACAATTCGATGATGCGTCATCCGATGCATTTACATGGTTTCGATTTCCGTGTCATCAATAAAAATGGTGAATATTCTCCGCTGAAAAATGTGTTGGATATTATGCCAATGGAAACAAATGTCATCGAATTTGAAGCGAATACAGAAGGTGATTGGTTTTTCCATTGTCATATTTTGTACCATATGATGGGCGGAATGAACCGCGTTTTTGAAGTTGGAGATTATCAAAATCCGAATTTACCGAACAAAAAACATGCGTATAAAATGTTGCAAATGGAAAGCAATATGAAGCATGTTATGGCAGAAAATGATTTTGCAACAAATGGTTTAGATGGTATGTTGATGGTGCAAGATGCGCGTTGGGCATTGACTTCGGAATGGAGTATAGATTACAAACCAGAACACGGTTACGAGGTTGAAACACATTTGGGACGTTTTATAGATCGAAATCAATGGTTTCAGGTTTTTGTAGGATTTGATTGGAATCAACACAAAATGTTAGCAGAACACGGAAATGTAGAGAAGAATATTTTTAGTCAAAAAACCGATCGTAACAAAGGTTTATTCAGTACAGGTTTTGTGTATAAGTTACCAATGTTGATTGATTTCCAAACCGAAATTTATCATACAGGAAAAGTTCGTTTGCAATTTATGCGCGAAGATATTCCAATCTCAAAACGAGTTCGTGCTGGTTTTATGTGGAATACCGACAAAGAATATATGGGTGAATTGAGCTATATCTTAAACAGAAATATGCACATTAGAACTCATTACGATAGCGATATGGGCTTTGGTGTAGGATTACGATTAGTTTATTAG
- a CDS encoding TlpA family protein disulfide reductase: MLKRNYSTIIIGALALVLLFVPEAKAMMQQGLMKLGLFEPKLEKVEPTTQPKSEANYTFEMVYADGKSVNMEDLKGKVVFMNFWATWCPPCIAEMPSIQKLYDKVKDDKDIVILTVEVEGKRDKVAKFMERKNLSLPVVYPNSTIPTEFFNGSLPTTVILDKKGNIAHTTMGMADYSGQDIVDFLNELKAMN, translated from the coding sequence ATGTTAAAAAGAAATTATTCAACAATTATCATAGGAGCGCTGGCTTTGGTCTTACTTTTTGTGCCAGAAGCAAAAGCAATGATGCAACAAGGTTTAATGAAATTAGGCTTATTTGAACCGAAATTAGAAAAAGTTGAACCAACAACTCAACCAAAATCTGAAGCGAATTATACGTTCGAAATGGTGTATGCTGATGGAAAATCTGTCAATATGGAAGATTTGAAAGGTAAAGTTGTTTTCATGAATTTTTGGGCAACTTGGTGTCCGCCTTGTATTGCGGAAATGCCATCAATTCAAAAATTGTATGATAAAGTAAAAGATGACAAAGACATCGTTATTTTGACGGTTGAAGTAGAAGGAAAACGTGATAAAGTAGCGAAATTTATGGAACGTAAAAATTTATCGTTGCCTGTAGTTTATCCAAATTCAACTATTCCTACTGAGTTTTTTAACGGTTCTTTACCAACAACTGTTATTTTAGACAAGAAAGGAAATATTGCACATACAACAATGGGAATGGCGGATTATTCTGGACAAGATATTGTTGATTTCTTGAATGAATTGAAAGCGATGAATTAA
- a CDS encoding TQO small subunit DoxD, whose translation MQNKSVLSMGNAVLALRLVIGWTYFSAFWRRLILENKLDPEAAGYIGEKFNHFLPNALFIKPLIQYLVENPEALLWNMWIFTIVEGVVGLLLMLGYKTRIMSIAVFFLAMGILLGSGWIGTTCLDEWQIGVLGLAGGFTLFQAGSGKISLDYFFNKNQFIQQENNWNSISFQKYRPYFIGFSFFILFVTLFTNQVFHGGVYGTLHNKSVKPKVEISNLKQHQNKVSFDVMRIEGADVYGSFLIQIDFHNHQNEIIESLDMKELSNLDKQQISNYYVAKVTPHKHSLVLPLGAKANLNFDISDKIHKVVLTDISGLQWEQTITNL comes from the coding sequence ATGCAAAATAAATCTGTTTTATCAATGGGTAATGCTGTATTGGCGTTACGTTTAGTCATTGGTTGGACGTACTTTTCTGCCTTTTGGAGGCGTTTAATTTTAGAAAATAAACTCGATCCAGAAGCTGCGGGTTATATTGGCGAAAAATTCAATCATTTTTTACCAAATGCCCTTTTCATCAAACCACTTATTCAATATTTAGTCGAAAATCCTGAAGCGTTGCTTTGGAATATGTGGATTTTTACCATCGTAGAAGGCGTTGTTGGCTTACTCTTAATGCTTGGTTACAAAACACGAATCATGAGTATTGCCGTTTTCTTTTTGGCAATGGGAATTTTACTTGGTTCGGGCTGGATTGGTACAACTTGTTTGGACGAATGGCAAATTGGCGTTTTAGGATTAGCTGGAGGTTTTACGCTATTTCAGGCTGGTTCAGGAAAAATTTCGTTGGATTATTTCTTCAATAAAAACCAATTTATTCAACAAGAAAATAATTGGAATTCGATTTCATTCCAAAAATATAGACCTTATTTTATAGGTTTTAGTTTTTTTATTTTATTCGTTACTTTGTTTACAAATCAGGTTTTTCATGGTGGAGTTTACGGAACTTTGCACAATAAATCTGTCAAACCAAAAGTAGAAATCTCAAATTTAAAACAACATCAAAACAAGGTTTCATTTGATGTAATGCGAATAGAAGGCGCGGATGTTTATGGCTCTTTTTTGATTCAAATCGATTTTCATAATCATCAAAATGAAATAATTGAAAGTTTGGATATGAAAGAGTTATCAAATTTGGACAAACAACAAATTTCGAATTATTATGTAGCAAAAGTTACACCGCACAAACACAGTTTGGTGTTACCTTTGGGTGCGAAAGCAAATCTGAATTTTGATATTTCAGACAAAATTCACAAAGTAGTTTTAACCGATATAAGCGGATTACAATGGGAACAAACAATAACAAATTTATAG
- a CDS encoding FecCD family ABC transporter permease, giving the protein MKEKPLFFVLIILTLLLFVLSLSVGKVSIFFTEIFNVFSGQSDEMLHNLVLNFRLPKSLTALLVGISLPISGFLMQELFKNPLAEPSVLGITSMASLGVAIVIFLFSMIGLGEFLNNPWITIIASFLGAIVALFLVISLSFRIKSSASLVIIGFMIAGLAGALIGMMQYFAPSDKIKAYLVWGFGSLSGLSWEQLGVFGLFVLSGIIVSLFTLRGITALLLGEKYAQSLGINIKKLRFTILISTALLTASATAFAGPISFIGLAVPHICRTLLRTGDMKILYRWIFVSGIFFMLLFSILTEVFPFGTLPINIITALFGAPIVISILLNNKNEVR; this is encoded by the coding sequence ATGAAAGAAAAACCACTATTTTTTGTTTTAATAATTCTGACACTTTTACTTTTTGTTTTGAGTTTAAGCGTTGGAAAAGTCTCGATTTTTTTCACCGAAATTTTTAATGTATTTTCTGGTCAATCAGACGAAATGTTGCACAATCTTGTGCTCAATTTTCGTTTACCAAAATCATTAACAGCTTTATTGGTTGGTATTTCGTTGCCGATTTCAGGTTTTTTGATGCAAGAATTATTCAAAAATCCGTTGGCAGAACCTTCTGTTTTGGGAATAACTTCGATGGCAAGTTTAGGCGTTGCGATTGTGATTTTTCTTTTTTCGATGATTGGTTTAGGAGAATTTCTCAATAATCCTTGGATTACAATTATTGCTTCATTTTTAGGTGCAATTGTCGCCTTGTTTTTAGTGATTTCGTTATCATTTCGTATCAAATCATCTGCCTCTTTGGTGATTATAGGATTTATGATTGCAGGTTTAGCGGGCGCATTAATTGGCATGATGCAATATTTTGCTCCTTCCGATAAAATTAAAGCCTATTTAGTTTGGGGATTCGGTTCGTTGAGCGGTTTATCGTGGGAACAATTAGGCGTTTTTGGTTTATTTGTTTTGAGCGGAATTATTGTTTCATTATTTACTTTACGAGGAATTACAGCCTTATTATTAGGTGAAAAATATGCACAATCTTTAGGGATTAATATCAAAAAATTACGTTTTACAATTTTAATTTCAACAGCTTTATTAACGGCTTCAGCAACGGCTTTTGCAGGTCCAATTAGTTTTATTGGATTGGCAGTTCCACATATTTGTAGAACATTGTTACGAACAGGTGATATGAAAATTTTGTACCGATGGATTTTCGTTTCAGGTATATTTTTCATGTTATTATTCTCGATTTTGACCGAAGTTTTTCCGTTCGGAACGTTACCGATTAATATCATTACCGCGTTGTTTGGAGCTCCAATTGTCATTAGTATTTTGTTGAATAATAAAAACGAAGTGCGATGA
- a CDS encoding ABC transporter ATP-binding protein: MKNTILKLENLSVGYGSKEIVSTINASINSNELVAVLGKNGAGKSTLINSILGFQKTLNGEIYLENNSIKKLSSQEIAQQIAVVLPRLSIVPKIKVSELVAMGRLPYHNVLKKISEEEQNLIDEVLELVGISNLANQFANEISEGQLQLVMIARALCQDAKLVILDEPTSNLDLANQYRIFNLLNELKLKTDKSFLMITHEVDFALEKADKIWWIENGNLFENIPEQMAFEHQIIQKLSNQNLTYDEKNNRFSTQKSFSKTIGVKGNSELAFWVKNALIRNGISVENNAENHIEITENNIIFDGIKFETIEEIVNFVQHYEKYNCNGSE; the protein is encoded by the coding sequence ATGAAAAATACCATTTTGAAATTAGAAAATCTTTCGGTTGGATATGGTTCAAAAGAAATTGTTTCAACCATAAATGCGAGTATAAATTCGAATGAATTAGTTGCTGTTTTAGGTAAAAATGGTGCAGGAAAATCAACGTTGATTAATTCGATTTTAGGTTTTCAGAAAACACTGAATGGAGAAATTTATTTAGAAAATAATTCGATCAAAAAATTATCTTCTCAAGAAATTGCGCAGCAAATTGCAGTTGTTTTACCACGTTTGTCGATTGTTCCAAAAATTAAAGTTTCGGAATTGGTTGCGATGGGACGTTTGCCTTATCACAACGTTTTGAAAAAGATTTCTGAGGAAGAACAAAACCTAATTGATGAGGTTTTAGAATTGGTTGGAATTTCGAATTTGGCAAATCAATTTGCGAATGAAATCAGCGAAGGTCAATTGCAATTGGTGATGATTGCGCGCGCGTTGTGTCAAGATGCGAAATTGGTGATTTTAGATGAACCAACTTCTAATTTAGATTTAGCGAATCAATATCGTATTTTCAATTTGTTGAATGAATTAAAATTGAAAACAGATAAATCGTTTTTGATGATCACACACGAAGTTGATTTTGCATTGGAAAAAGCGGATAAAATTTGGTGGATTGAAAATGGAAACCTTTTTGAAAATATTCCAGAACAAATGGCTTTTGAACATCAAATTATTCAAAAATTATCCAACCAAAATTTAACGTATGATGAAAAAAATAATCGTTTTTCAACACAAAAATCATTTTCTAAAACGATTGGTGTAAAAGGAAATTCGGAATTGGCTTTTTGGGTAAAAAATGCCTTAATTCGAAATGGAATTTCTGTCGAAAATAATGCGGAAAATCATATTGAAATCACAGAAAATAACATCATCTTTGATGGAATAAAGTTTGAAACGATAGAAGAAATTGTAAATTTTGTACAACATTATGAAAAATATAATTGTAACGGGAGCGAGTAG
- a CDS encoding SDR family NAD(P)-dependent oxidoreductase yields the protein MKNIIVTGASRGIGFELAKQHLELGNRVLTVSRNVDKLKELTAFAKENQYQFIGVDLANFDEISDVLKAVESWNKVDVLYNNAGVCINKPFIEMQQEDLLTSWQINFMAPYRLIQVLMPKFDTSSHVVNISTMGAVQGSVKFPGLSVYSSSKSATVNLTELLAEELKDHGPRINAVALGAVQTEMLEEAFPGYIAPLQPDEMAEYLVDFGLNGWKYFNGKVQQASISTP from the coding sequence ATGAAAAATATAATTGTAACGGGAGCGAGTAGAGGAATTGGTTTTGAATTGGCAAAACAACATTTGGAATTAGGAAATCGAGTGTTGACAGTCTCTCGAAATGTAGATAAATTGAAGGAATTAACAGCTTTTGCAAAAGAAAATCAATATCAGTTTATCGGTGTTGATTTGGCTAATTTTGATGAGATTTCAGATGTTTTGAAAGCTGTGGAATCTTGGAATAAAGTAGATGTTTTGTACAATAATGCGGGAGTTTGTATCAACAAACCATTCATAGAAATGCAACAAGAGGATTTGTTAACTTCTTGGCAGATTAATTTTATGGCGCCTTATCGCTTGATACAAGTTTTGATGCCAAAATTTGATACATCTTCTCATGTAGTTAATATTTCGACAATGGGAGCAGTACAAGGTTCGGTGAAATTTCCAGGTTTGTCTGTTTATTCGTCTTCAAAATCGGCAACGGTTAATTTGACTGAATTATTAGCAGAAGAATTGAAAGATCATGGACCAAGAATAAACGCTGTGGCGTTGGGAGCGGTGCAAACAGAGATGTTGGAGGAAGCTTTTCCGGGCTATATTGCGCCTTTGCAACCAGATGAAATGGCCGAATATTTGGTCGATTTTGGATTGAATGGTTGGAAATATTTCAACGGAAAAGTTCAACAAGCTTCTATTTCTACGCCATAA
- a CDS encoding response regulator transcription factor, which translates to MHILVVEDDQRMSELIRRGLVENGFEVTVVYDGEMALKLALREEYDLIVSDIILPKLSGLDFCQEIKKKKPFLPIIMLTALGTTDDKVEGFDAGADDYMVKPFEMRELVARIRVLSKRNFNHNSQSFLLKYDTLEMNLHTKIIKREEKEIDLTPKEFRLLQYMLENKERVLSRNEIAENVWDTHFDTGTNFIDVYINYLRNKIDKHFPTKLIHTKTGQGFIFKKDENKS; encoded by the coding sequence ATGCATATTTTAGTAGTAGAAGATGATCAAAGAATGTCTGAATTAATTCGAAGAGGATTAGTAGAAAATGGATTCGAAGTTACTGTAGTTTATGATGGTGAAATGGCACTTAAATTAGCTCTTCGCGAAGAGTATGATTTAATTGTATCTGACATAATTTTACCTAAATTAAGTGGATTAGATTTTTGTCAAGAAATCAAAAAGAAGAAACCTTTTCTTCCTATTATTATGTTAACAGCTCTTGGAACAACAGATGATAAAGTAGAAGGATTTGATGCTGGTGCAGATGATTATATGGTGAAACCTTTTGAAATGCGAGAACTTGTTGCTAGAATAAGGGTTTTATCAAAAAGAAATTTTAATCATAATTCACAATCCTTTTTATTAAAATATGATACTTTAGAGATGAATCTTCATACTAAAATTATAAAAAGAGAAGAAAAAGAAATTGATTTAACTCCTAAAGAATTTCGACTGCTTCAATATATGTTAGAAAACAAAGAACGAGTTTTGTCTAGAAATGAAATAGCAGAAAATGTTTGGGACACACATTTTGATACAGGAACTAATTTTATTGATGTTTATATAAATTATTTAAGAAATAAAATTGATAAACATTTTCCTACAAAACTAATTCACACAAAAACAGGTCAGGGATTTATATTTAAAAAAGATGAAAATAAAAGTTAA
- a CDS encoding HAMP domain-containing sensor histidine kinase encodes MKIKVKLTILFTLLTAAILFFFAFIIYYSAKKDREKEFFELLKKEAITKSNLFLKAKVPSEVLHNIYHNNRQTINEVEVAVYNQNKKLLYHDAVEIDFVKETDELFDEIQQKGFVIFYQDKWQVIGMNYVVDGNHYIVTAAALDEYGYSKMNNLLKNIILIYIFSLLLIILSAFFFTNKAINPVKEITNKAKQISASNLDLRIELKSKGDELAELTTTINQMLQRLENSFDTQKNFVSNIAHELRTPLAAIITELEMALDKEHTNEEYQQLIQFALNDTKRIVRLSNSLLDMAKASYDPSEINFKTIRIDEILLDSVAQIQKSNKEYKVDLNFIRIPEEENEVAVIGNEYLLKVAFTNLIENACKYSIDNSCIVQVDFDDKEVKINFINKGDKIDQEELALIFKPFFRSDKHKNIQGQGIGLPLTKKIVDLHDARLELYSEEGKETIFQIVLKKS; translated from the coding sequence ATGAAAATAAAAGTTAAACTGACGATTTTATTCACTCTACTTACAGCTGCAATACTTTTCTTTTTTGCTTTTATTATTTATTATTCAGCTAAAAAAGATAGAGAAAAAGAGTTTTTTGAATTATTGAAAAAAGAAGCAATTACAAAATCAAATCTTTTTCTTAAAGCTAAAGTTCCTTCAGAAGTTTTACATAATATTTATCATAATAATAGACAAACAATCAATGAAGTAGAAGTTGCGGTTTATAATCAAAACAAAAAACTACTTTATCATGATGCTGTTGAAATAGATTTTGTAAAAGAAACTGACGAATTATTTGATGAAATACAACAAAAAGGATTTGTAATTTTTTATCAAGATAAATGGCAAGTAATTGGAATGAATTATGTTGTAGATGGCAATCATTACATTGTAACAGCGGCCGCTTTAGACGAATATGGATACAGTAAGATGAACAATTTATTGAAAAACATCATACTGATTTATATTTTTTCTTTGCTATTAATTATTTTGTCTGCTTTCTTTTTTACAAATAAAGCAATCAATCCAGTAAAAGAAATAACAAATAAAGCCAAACAAATTTCTGCTTCGAATTTAGATTTGAGAATTGAATTGAAATCAAAAGGAGATGAGTTAGCAGAATTAACAACAACAATTAATCAAATGTTGCAACGATTAGAAAACTCTTTTGATACACAAAAAAACTTTGTTTCTAATATTGCGCATGAACTTCGTACACCTTTGGCGGCAATTATAACAGAGTTAGAAATGGCTTTAGATAAAGAGCATACTAACGAAGAATATCAACAGTTAATCCAATTTGCATTGAATGATACGAAAAGAATTGTTCGTCTTTCAAATAGTTTACTTGATATGGCAAAAGCAAGTTATGATCCTTCGGAAATAAATTTTAAAACGATTCGGATTGATGAAATACTTTTAGATTCTGTTGCGCAAATTCAAAAAAGCAATAAAGAGTATAAAGTAGATTTAAATTTTATTAGAATACCAGAAGAAGAAAACGAAGTTGCAGTTATAGGAAATGAGTATTTATTAAAGGTTGCTTTTACTAATTTAATAGAAAATGCTTGCAAATATTCAATTGATAATAGTTGTATTGTTCAAGTTGATTTTGATGATAAAGAAGTGAAAATTAATTTTATTAATAAAGGAGATAAAATTGATCAAGAAGAATTAGCATTGATTTTTAAACCTTTTTTTAGAAGTGATAAACATAAAAATATTCAAGGACAAGGAATAGGATTACCTTTAACAAAGAAAATTGTCGATTTACATGATGCTCGTTTAGAATTATATTCCGAAGAAGGAAAAGAGACTATTTTTCAGATCGTATTGAAGAAGTCATAA
- a CDS encoding MgtC/SapB family protein gives MNLVNFTMQLGLAFLLGAAIGLEREYRQKSAGLRTNTLVCVGSAAFILMSYSIGGDAVGRIASYVISGIGFLGAGVIMKDGLSVRGLNTAATIWCSAAIGLFVGSGLSIEAVILTSIIMLAHLLLRPISNHIYRYSFKNKNHKDTEYLLVIKCRNDVENHLRVLLMRSIENNENLMMKSLSSDDDLINDSVMISAEISALNQQDSLLEKIASRLTIEKDVQKIRWEIISNEV, from the coding sequence ATGAATTTAGTGAATTTTACAATGCAGCTAGGATTAGCTTTTCTATTAGGAGCTGCAATAGGTTTAGAGCGAGAATATCGCCAAAAAAGTGCTGGATTAAGAACAAATACTTTAGTATGTGTAGGTTCAGCAGCGTTTATATTAATGTCTTATTCTATCGGAGGTGATGCAGTAGGACGAATAGCTTCATATGTTATCAGCGGAATAGGTTTTTTGGGCGCTGGAGTAATCATGAAAGATGGATTAAGTGTAAGAGGATTGAATACTGCAGCTACGATTTGGTGTTCAGCAGCAATTGGGTTATTTGTCGGTTCAGGACTTTCAATAGAAGCAGTTATACTTACTTCAATTATAATGTTAGCCCATCTATTATTAAGACCAATTAGCAATCACATTTATCGTTATTCTTTCAAAAATAAAAACCACAAGGATACTGAATATTTATTGGTAATAAAATGTAGAAATGATGTAGAAAATCATTTGAGAGTATTACTAATGCGATCAATAGAGAATAATGAAAATCTTATGATGAAGTCTCTTTCAAGTGATGATGATTTAATAAATGATTCTGTAATGATTTCAGCAGAAATATCAGCTTTAAATCAACAAGATAGTCTTTTAGAAAAAATAGCAAGTCGATTAACAATTGAAAAAGATGTCCAGAAAATTCGTTGGGAAATTATAAGTAACGAAGTGTAA